The following nucleotide sequence is from Desulfurella sp..
GGTATGTTTATTTTTTGCGGTGGTATGTTTTTGATACACTCTGTGGCAAGTGGCTTTTTAAATAAATTAGCAAAGGATAAAAAAGGTATAGTAAATGGTATATATATAGCTTCATATTATAGTGGAGGTGTTATTGGTTCCTATGCTCCAGGTTTTGTATACAAACAATTTGGGTGGCATTCCTTTAGTGCATTGCTTATTTTTATACTTTTAATAGGGTTGGCAAGTATTTTTCAATTTAGAAAAAATACTTACTGATGCTTTGATTTCAAGTATAAGCTAAATATATTTGCAGCTGTTTTTGGATCCATTTTTGAAATTATTGCACCTGCTTGTCGTGATTGCATGTATGTTAAAATTTCTGCTGCTATTTGTGGGTCCATGTTTGATAATTCCTGAGCTGCTGCTGAAGGTTTTGCTTGAGCATATATTGTTGCTAACTTTTGAATTTTTTAATGAAACAAATAAAATTGAGTTAATACATTATAAAATAAAAGATAAATATTTGTTTTTCCATGTTTAAATAGTCTGAGAAACAAAGTTTATAACTTAAGGTGAAAGAAAAATGATTTCAATATCTTTACTAAGTTCAGTAAAATGTTTATTGAGAAGGATAATATATTGGTTAAAGCAACAAATAAACTTCCCCTTGGCCTTTTTTCCTTAGAATTAGGAGTAACTATTGAACCAGGAAGATATGGTTCATCCAATCAGCCTAATCCAGAACAAATTTACTATTTAATAAAACCAGACTTATTTTCGCTTATAATTGATGATAAAGAAATTCTTTACAGCAATAATGCATATTTTATTATTCCTTTGGGAAATATTAAAAAGATTATGAAATGGGCGATCCCTGCTAATTATCTTTCTTTACATGTAGATTTTAAAATAGATGCTGATACATTGAATTACATAGAATCTAAAAGAAGTGATGATATTAACTTGACTTTTAGATTTTATGGTGAAATTTTTCCAATTTTAAATTATTTAAGTAACTCAGATATAATTAAAATTAGAGACCCTGATACTATAAAAAGAGATTTATCAGATAGAATTTTTATGGTAGACATTACTCACAAATTATCAGCCAAAGAATGGATCAAATTTTTAGAGGATTTAGGCCATTCAGAAAAATGGATTATAGAATTTGATCGTCCAAAATTAGAGAATTTTCATGAAGTAATAGATCATATTGAAAAGGCTAAAGATGCACTGTATAACAAAAGCGACCCTGAAGATGTTATTAGGGATTTAAGAGCTGCCAGAGATTCATTTAAGCCTTTTTATGATGCGTATAAAAATAAAATTATGGAATTGATAGATAGGGGATCGATAGGTCAAAAACCTAAGCATAATAACAAAAGTGAGAGAATCGATGATATTTACGGTAAAATTTCGTATTTATTGGATATTGGGCCACATAGCGATAAATACAAGGTAACTTATCAGGATGCTCTTTTAGCATATAGAGAATTTGT
It contains:
- a CDS encoding MotE family protein — translated: MQKLATIYAQAKPSAAAQELSNMDPQIAAEILTYMQSRQAGAIISKMDPKTAANIFSLYLKSKHQ